A region of Zeugodacus cucurbitae isolate PBARC_wt_2022May chromosome 5, idZeuCucr1.2, whole genome shotgun sequence DNA encodes the following proteins:
- the LOC128919712 gene encoding uncharacterized protein LOC128919712, with the protein MCWHLKTLLLFTLLVCLGSVRQVAAWQGFGNYHDPANSGKCTISKTIIISPGKKVKSPGMCAEIHCSNKNGDATITGCGAIGPPNGCKWGDYVNKNADFPACCKRNLKCVG; encoded by the exons aTGTGTTGGCACCTGAAAACTTTACTGTTATTTACGTTGCTAGTCTGCCTAGGCAGTGTGCGTCAGGTGGCAGCATGGCAGGGGTTCGGAAATTACCATGATCCCG CTAATTCCGGTAAATGCACAATCAGCAAAACAATCATAATTTCGCCCGGAAAGAAAGTGAAATCACCGGGTATGTGTGCAGAAATACATTGCAGCAATAAAAATGGTGACGCCACGATCACTGG ttgtgGCGCCATTGGTCCTCCGAATGGTTGCAAATGGGGcgattatgtaaataaaaatgccgACTTCCCCGCGTGTTGTAAGCGCAATTTGAAGTGTGTTGGATAG
- the LOC105218046 gene encoding uncharacterized protein LOC105218046, translating to MCWRLKTLLLFTFLLCLGDVRQVAAWMAFGNYHNTANPGKCTISETIIISPGDKVKSPDSCAEIHCGNENGDATISGCGTIGAPDGCEWGDYVNENADFPACCARYLNCVGGLNNETRSYQENVWEMFSPNLKITGLEGASAAKQQ from the exons aTGTGTTGGCGTCTGAAAACTTTACTGTTATTTACGTTTCTACTCTGCCTAGGCGATGTGCGTCAGGTGGCAGCATGGATGGCGTTCGGAAATTACCATAATACCG CTAATCCCGGTAAATGCACAATCAGCGAAACGATTATCATTTCGCCCGGCGATAAAGTGAAATCGCCGGATTCGTGTGCAGAAATACATTGCGGCAATGAAAATGGTGACGCCACGATCAGTGG ttgtgGCACCATTGGTGCTCCAGATGGTTGCGAATGGGGCGATTATGTGAATGAAAATGCTGACTTCCCCGCGTGTTGTGCGCGATATTTGAACTGTGTTGGTGGTTTGAATAATGAAACGCGTAGTTATCAGGAAAATGTTTGGGAAATGTTTTCGCCTAATCTGAAAATTACAGGTTTAGAGGGTGCCTCAGCAGCGAAGCAGCAATAA
- the LOC105218040 gene encoding putative GPI-anchor transamidase isoform X1 translates to MSKMRQALLVICMLFCIFSQITSQEVNTQLPEKYVESVQRSTHTNNWAVLVDASRFWFNYRHVANVLSIYRSVKRLGIPDSQIILMLADDMACNARNPRPGQVYNNAKQHINVYGDDVEVDYRGYEVTVENFVRLLTGRTQNGTARSKKLLTDAGSNVLIYLTGHGGDGFLKFQDSEEITSQELADAVEQMWEKKRYNELFFMVDTCQAASLYEKFTSPNVLAVASSLVGEDSLSHHVDQSIGVYMIDRYTYYALEFLERVQPNSKKTMGEFLQVCPKRVCISTVGVRKDLYRRDPNKVPITDFFGSIRPTQISTGRVNITLEDEEDFINAAIAAEEEAAKRSTFKVEFPSQFPTELFK, encoded by the exons atgagcaaaatgcgGCAGGCGCTGCTTGTGATCTGCATGCTCTTTTGCATTTTCTCCCAGATAACTAGTCAAGAG GTTAATACTCAGTTACCCGAAAAATATGTGGAATCCGTGCAACGTTCAACACACACCAACAATTGGGCGGTGCTGGTCGATGCATCACGCTTTTGGTTCAATTATCGGCATGTTGCCAATGTGTTGAGCATATATCGTTCCGTGAAGCGTCTTGGCATACCCGATTCACAAATCATACTAATGCTGGCCGATGATATGGCGTGCAATGCACGCAATCCACGCCCCGGTCAAGTGTATAATAATGCAAAACAACATATTAATGTGTATGGTGATGATGTGGAAGTCGATTATCGTGGTTATGAAGTGACAGTGGAAAATTTCGTACGTCTGCTGACGGGGCGTACGCAAAATGGTACAGCACGCTCAAAGAAGTTGCTTACTGATGCGGGTAGTAATGTGCTAATCTACTTAACGGGACATGGTGGTGATggttttctaaaatttcaagaTTCCGAAGAGATTACCAGCCAAGAATTAGCCGATGCTGTTGAGCAAATGTGGGAAAAGAAACG tTATAATGAGCTCTTTTTCATGGTTGATACATGCCAAGCTGCATCGCTGTATGAGAAATTCACTTCACCTAATGTATTAGCGGTGGCAAGTAGTTTGGTGGGCGAAGATTCGCTGTCG CATCACGTTGATCAGTCCATTGGTGTATATATGATCGATCGCTACACTTATTATGCTTTAGAGTTTCTGGAGCGCGTACAACCAAACAGTAAAAAGACAATGGGCGAATTC CTACAAGTGTGTCCCAAACGCGTTTGCATTTCAACAGTTGGCGTGCGTAAAGATCTTTATAGGCGTGATCCCAATAAAGTGCCCATTACTGACTTTTTTGGTTCGATACGTCCCACACAAATTTCAACTGGGCGTGTCAATATCACCTTAGAAGATGAAGA agaTTTCATTAATGCCGCTATTGCCGCGGAAGAGGAGGCAGCGAAGCGTAGCACATTTAAAGTCGAATTTCCATCGCAATTTCCAacagaattgtttaaatga